From Musa acuminata AAA Group cultivar baxijiao chromosome BXJ3-8, Cavendish_Baxijiao_AAA, whole genome shotgun sequence, one genomic window encodes:
- the LOC103995723 gene encoding protein-L-isoaspartate O-methyltransferase isoform X1: protein MEVLRSLLPPSLRRLWTSGSHGKNKELVERLQLYGIIKSKKVAEVMEAIDRGVFVPPGSAPYVDSPVPIGYNATISAPHMHAACLELLEEHLQPGMKALDVGSGTGYLTACFAMMVGPQGRAVGVEHIPELVDFSINNIKNSAASTLLKEGSLSVHVTDGRLGWPDLAPYDVIHVGAAAPEIPQPLIDQLKPGGRMVIPVGTIFQDLQVVDKKMDGSVSIRSETPVRYVPLTSKAAQLHNN from the exons ATGGAGGTACTTCGTTCACTTCTCCCTCCTTCCCTTCGC AGGCTTTGGACTAGTGGATCACATGGTAAAAACAAAGAACTGGTAGAACGCTTGCAGCTGTATGGAATTATCAAGTCAAAGAAAGTGGCAGAAGTAATGGAGGCAATTGACAGGGGGGTTTTCGTACCACCTGGCAGTGCACCTTATGTTGATTCTCCTGTGCCAATAGGTTATAATGCAACTATTTCTGCTCCTCATATGCATGCAGCTTGTCTAGAGCTTTTGGAGGAGCATCTGCAGCCAGGAATGAAAGCTCTGGATGTTGGATCAG GGACTGGCTACTTAACAGCATGCTTTGCGATGATGGTTGGACCGCAAGGTCGTGCTGTAGGGGTTGAACACATTCCTGAACTAGTTGATTTTTCAATCAACAACATCAAGAATAGTGCAGCATCAACACTTTTGAAGGAAGGTTCATTGTCTGTCCACGTTACCG ATGGAAGACTAGGGTGGCCGGATCTGGCACCCTATGATGTCATTCATGTCGGGGCTGCTGCCCCTGAGATCCCTCAGCCGCTGATCGATCAATTGAAACCTGGTGGCCGAATGGTGATCCCGGTAGGAACCATTTTCCAGGATCTGCAGGTGGTTGACAAGAAGATGGACGGCTCGGTCAGTATCCGAAGTGAAACACCTGTACGCTACGTTCCGCTGACAAGTAAAGCAGCACAACTGCACAACAACTGA
- the LOC103995723 gene encoding protein-L-isoaspartate O-methyltransferase isoform X2: MERLWTSGSHGKNKELVERLQLYGIIKSKKVAEVMEAIDRGVFVPPGSAPYVDSPVPIGYNATISAPHMHAACLELLEEHLQPGMKALDVGSGTGYLTACFAMMVGPQGRAVGVEHIPELVDFSINNIKNSAASTLLKEGSLSVHVTDGRLGWPDLAPYDVIHVGAAAPEIPQPLIDQLKPGGRMVIPVGTIFQDLQVVDKKMDGSVSIRSETPVRYVPLTSKAAQLHNN, from the exons ATGGAG AGGCTTTGGACTAGTGGATCACATGGTAAAAACAAAGAACTGGTAGAACGCTTGCAGCTGTATGGAATTATCAAGTCAAAGAAAGTGGCAGAAGTAATGGAGGCAATTGACAGGGGGGTTTTCGTACCACCTGGCAGTGCACCTTATGTTGATTCTCCTGTGCCAATAGGTTATAATGCAACTATTTCTGCTCCTCATATGCATGCAGCTTGTCTAGAGCTTTTGGAGGAGCATCTGCAGCCAGGAATGAAAGCTCTGGATGTTGGATCAG GGACTGGCTACTTAACAGCATGCTTTGCGATGATGGTTGGACCGCAAGGTCGTGCTGTAGGGGTTGAACACATTCCTGAACTAGTTGATTTTTCAATCAACAACATCAAGAATAGTGCAGCATCAACACTTTTGAAGGAAGGTTCATTGTCTGTCCACGTTACCG ATGGAAGACTAGGGTGGCCGGATCTGGCACCCTATGATGTCATTCATGTCGGGGCTGCTGCCCCTGAGATCCCTCAGCCGCTGATCGATCAATTGAAACCTGGTGGCCGAATGGTGATCCCGGTAGGAACCATTTTCCAGGATCTGCAGGTGGTTGACAAGAAGATGGACGGCTCGGTCAGTATCCGAAGTGAAACACCTGTACGCTACGTTCCGCTGACAAGTAAAGCAGCACAACTGCACAACAACTGA